The sequence GCCCGATTGGGCGGTGTCGGTGAGGTAGTCCGGCGCATTGCGGTCCATCAGCACTTTGCCGGCGACCATCCGCAGGTTGCGCTTCTCGCAGGCTTCGAAGAAGGCGTCTACCGATTCTTTATGCACGCTGCCGAATACCAGTGCGGTGGTGGTGCCGTTGCGTAGCAGTTCGTTCAGAAAGACTTCGGCGACCTCGCCCGCGTGGGCCTTGTCGGCGAAGGCGCGTTCGGTGGGGAAGGTGTAGGTCTCGAGCCAGTCGAGGAGTTGTTCGCCATAGGAGGCGATCATGCCGGTTTGCGGGTAATGGATATGGGTGTCGACGAAACCGGGCGTGATCAGCGCGTCGGGGTATTCGATCACCTCGGTGCCGGTTGCCAGGGTTGGAAGAAGGTCGGCCGCGGCGCCGATGCGCGCGATCTTGCCGTCTTCGACCACCAACAGGCCGTCTTCGAAATACTCATGGGAGCGCTCGATGCCCACCTCGCGTGGGTCGGCGAGACAGTGGAGCAGAGCGGCACGGTAGGCTTTGGTGCTAGACATGGGTTCTCTCTATAACTCAGACGTGGGAGCGGTCGGGGACACCTGGTCTTGACCGCGATTCGGCTCGGTGCGGCGTTGTCAGGCGCTATTCGCGGTCAAGACCGCTCCCACAGTGGTACTTCAGTACGCTGTGAGACGGGCGCCAACAGGCCGTCTTCGAAATATTCGTGGGATTGCTCTGTGCTCACCTCGCGCGGGTCGGCGAGGCAGTGGAGCAGGGCGGCACGGTAGGCTTGGTGCTGGACATGTCTTCTCTCTATAACGCAGGCGTGGGGGCGGTAGGGGACGTCGAGTCTTGACGGCGATTGGCTTGGTGCGATCTTGTCAGGCGCAGTCGCAGTCAAGACCGCTCCATAGTGTTTCTTCAGCCACGCCGCGAGGCGGGTACCAGCATCGGCACCGGCTTTTCGCCGTCTGCGGCTTTCTCACCGAAGCTGGCGTTGTAGGTGGCGATCACCTCGCCGGCAATCGACACCGCGATCTCGACCGGCAACTTGCCCTTCACCTCCGCGATGCCCATCGGGCAACGCATGCGCTGCACGGTCTCCGGCTGGAAGCCCCGATCACGTAGGCGGTGTTCGAACTTGGCGCGCTTGCTCTTCGAACCGATCAGCCCGTAGTAGGTGAAATCGTTGCGTTCGAGGATGGCCGCGGTCAGTTCCAGGTCGAGCTGGTGATTGTGGGTCATGACGATGAAGTAGCTGCCGGCAGGCATCTCTGCCACCTCATCGACCACATCGTCATTGACTACCTTTTCCACCCCCGCCGGGATATGCGCCGGGAACTCGCTTTCACGCGAATCGATCCAGCGCGCTTTGCACGGCAGGCTGGCGAGTAGCGGCACCAG comes from Stutzerimonas stutzeri and encodes:
- the xdhC gene encoding xanthine dehydrogenase accessory protein XdhC, which encodes MNSWIDALAELQQKGEPCVLVTIIEERGSTPRNTGSKMVVSRERLYDTIGGGHLEYKAQAIAREMLENRVRDTRLERFSLGASLGQCCGGATVLLFEPMGQPQAHIAVFGAGHVGRALVPLLASLPCKARWIDSRESEFPAHIPAGVEKVVNDDVVDEVAEMPAGSYFIVMTHNHQLDLELTAAILERNDFTYYGLIGSKSKRAKFEHRLRDRGFQPETVQRMRCPMGIAEVKGKLPVEIAVSIAGEVIATYNASFGEKAADGEKPVPMLVPASRRG